A single region of the Cucumis melo cultivar AY chromosome 3, USDA_Cmelo_AY_1.0, whole genome shotgun sequence genome encodes:
- the LOC103487772 gene encoding uncharacterized protein LOC103487772, which translates to MQTKKKSHGRNTGRELVSPKVLRSQRKYSETLQVVEKNISELITSSARKRTVGCFPSKKNEEDVLTDLNIKYDFLRNETSGACLDHDATDGATLGFKAYDDGIDNCASETIFSPSFHVPAHDGGEAHNGVEFIKFFQGEDQVFHSDTKLNNSEYIVHGDQDKNYNLGDAGLSSEVSAIYLAMKNSKLECVDEHAHDTMAAEVHVQDDEYEEIDDFDPYFFIKNLPALSAVVPTYRPMLLPKQTRSCPPTTLVLDLDETLVHSTLEPCVDADFTFPVNFNLQEHTVYVRCRPYLRDFMEAVARHFEIIIFTASQSIYAEQLLNVLDPKRKIFRHRVFRESCVFVDGNYLKDLSVLGRDLARVIIVDNSPQAFGFQVDNGIPIESWFDDRSDKELLLLLPFLETLVGVEDVRPLIAKKFNLRQKIAAAVYPSLNSNRDPFEMQASNMY; encoded by the exons atgcaGACAAAGAAAAAAAGTCATGGGAGAAATACTGGTCGAGAGCTTGTCAGTCCCAAGGTCTTACGATCTCAAAGAAAATATTCAGAAACGTTGCAAGTTGTAGAGAAGAATATAAGTGAACTAATAACATCATCTGCTAGAAAACGCACTGTTG GTTGCTTTCCATCaaaaaagaatgaagaagaTGTTCTGACAGATTTAAACATTAAATATGATTTTCTACGCAATGAGACTTCTGGTGCTTGTTTGGACCATGATGCGACTGATGGTGCTACCTTGGGCTTCAAG GCTTATGATGACGGCATTGATAACTGTGCATCGGAAACCATATTTTCTCCTTCATTTCATGTACCTGCTCATGATGGAGGAGAAGCCCATAATGGAG TTGAGTTTATTAAATTCTTTCAAGGTGAAGATCAAGTGTTCCATTCTGATACCAAACTAAATAACTCAGAATATATAGTTCATGGTGATCAAGATAAGAATTACA ATCTAGGGGATGCTGGTCTATCATCTGAAGTATCAGCTATATATCTTGCCATGAAGAACTCTAAGTTGGAGTGTGTTGATGAACATGCCCATGATACTATGGCAGCTGAAGTTCATGTTCAAGATGatgaatatgaagaaatagATGATTTTGATCCTTATTTCTTCATCAAGAATCTACCTGCTTTATCAGCGGTTGTCCCAACTTATCGACCTATGCTACTACCGAAACAGACTCGGAGTTGTCCTCCCACGACTCTTGTTTTGGACTTGGATG AAACTCTGGTGCATTCTACACTTGAGCCATGTGTCGATGCTGATTTTACATTTCCTGTAAATTTCAACCTCCAGGAGCATACAGTTTACGTTCGATGCCGGCCTTATCTCAGAGATTTCATGGAAGCGGTTGCCCGACATTTCGAGATTATCATTTTTACAGCTAGTCAGAGTATTTATGCAGAGCAGCTCCTGAATGTTCTTGATCCAAAGAGGAAAATATTTCGACATCGGGTTTTCCGCGAATCATGTGTTTTTGTGGATGGAAACTACCTCAAAGATTTATCTGTTCTTGGGCGTGATTTGGCACGTGTTATTATTGTCGATAATTCTCCACAG GCGTTCGGGTTTCAAGTGGACAATGGAATACCAATAGAGAGCTGGTTTGATGATCGATCAGATAAAGAGTTGCTTTTATTACTTCCATTTTTGGAAACACTGGTGGGAGTTGAAGACGTGAGACCACTCATTGCTAAAAAGTTCAACCTTAGACAAAAAATTGCCGCTGCTGTTTATCCTTCACTGAATTCAAATAGAGACCCCTTTGAAATGCAAGCCTCTAATATGTATTAA